One part of the Malus sylvestris chromosome 2, drMalSylv7.2, whole genome shotgun sequence genome encodes these proteins:
- the LOC126613675 gene encoding uncharacterized protein LOC126613675 isoform X2, whose product MSSRGTLYNEGSSASSNIFTWGGNVSTQAAEPHKKNLFLQSLYEEEQGDFLTLQSGVSGGEESSQREIHDSEIVESLENGVRYWTDFSKVHYHPQSLYELSGLWVDPQKFDNYGIGRESLSAGLQGEEVSERLRFFVEECDHIQGFQFIVDDSGGFSPLAVDVLESIADEYTNAPVMLYAVRGSGSSMDPRSQKQRVSRKLHDAVSFSMLSSLCKLIVPVGLPSLSTSKASTFLSINNERPYHCSAAYAATLHSVSLPFRMEPLGPTGDSSYASGAVTVSEVVQILSGQARQNMVAILDAAMPSPSLAGNSLGETLLRNLQPLTPETAEDVEDLQSVESMTVHGALGSGGHRASISEVKDTVHAAYEHAITRPIYCHLSVAQCPLPIPLPFPSIFGNLVGQHGELLSTPIVGSPTRGSLDVHSIPMAARLRSSSAVLPFLENRLGGLRSCGIARGAPGAELVRSWGFAKDELEDMGEMLSKMIATLDPHSQMSSDSD is encoded by the exons GGGTGGTAATGTTTCTACTCAAGCCGCTGAGCCTCATAAGAAGAATTTGTTCTTACAAAGTTTGTACGAGGAAGAGCAGGGGGATTTTTTGACTCTTCAAAGTGGTGTCAGTGGTGGGGAGGAGAGTTCTCAAAGAGAAATTCATGACAGCGAAATAGTGGAGAGTTTAGAAAATGGGGTCCGGTACTGGACTGATTTTTCAAAAGTTCACTACCATCCCCAGAGTTTATATGAATTGAGTGGATTGTGGGTGGATCCTCAGAAATTTGACAATTACGGGATTGGAAGAGAATCCTTATCTGCGGGTTTACAGGGAGAAGAAGTTAGTGAGAGGCTTCGCTTTTTTGTAGAAGAGTGTGACCATATTCag GGTTTTCAATTCATCGTTGATGACTCGGGAGGTTTCTCTCCTCTAGCTGTGGACGTTCTGGAGAGTATTGCTGATGAATACACAAATGCTCCTGTGATGCTTTATGCTGTGCGTGGTTCAGGTTCTTCCATGGACCCCAGAAGCCAGAAGCAGAGAGTCAGTAGGAAGCTTCACGATGCAGTTTCGTTTTCAATGCTGTCATCCTTATGCAAACTGATTGTTCCAGTTGGGCTACCCTCATTGAGTACAA GCAAAGCTTCAACCTTTCTCAGCATCAACAATGAAAGGCCTTATCACTGCAGTGCAGCTTACGCTGCCACCCTACATTCTGTTAGTCTCCCTTTTCGAATGGAACCACTTGGGCCCACTGGAGACTCATCTTATGCTTCTGGTGCTGTGACTGTTAGTGAGGTTGTGCAAATCTTATCAGGGCAAGCTAGGCAAAATATGGTTGCCATTCTGGATGCTGCAATGCCATCCCCTTCTTTAGCTg GGAATTCGCTTGGTGAGACTTTATTAAGGAATTTGCAGCCATTGACACCAGAGACAGCAGAAGATGTTGAGGACTTACAGTCAGTAGAATCCATGACAGTCCATGGGGCCCTAGGATCAG GAGGTCATCGGGCATCAATTTCTGAAGTTAAGGATACAGTTCACGCTGCCTATGAGCATGCAATAACAAGGCCGATCTACTGCCATCTGTCAGTGGCTCAATGTCCTCTTCCAATACCTTTgccttttccttcaatttttggCAACCTTGTTGGCCAACATGGTGAGCTTTTGAGCACGCCAATTGTTGGTTCCCCCACAAGGGGATCACTTGATGTTCATTCCATCCCTATGGCAGCTAGACTACGGTCTAGCAGTGCTGTCTTGCCATTTTTGGAGAATAGATTGGGTGGCCTCCGTAGCTGTGGGATTGCCAGAGGAGCTCCTGGGGCGGAGTTAGTTAGAAGTTGGGGCTTTGCAAAGGATGAATTAGAAGACATGGGTGAGATGCTGTCTAAAATGATCGCGACACTGGATCCGCATTCTCAAATGTCATCTGATTCAGATTAA